In Bacteroidota bacterium, a single window of DNA contains:
- a CDS encoding NYN domain-containing protein, whose product MEVQNPFTNGHERNRISLFVDGENAYYAQRSLGWFFDPRKLLDYFTQGSTIGDAFWYASQKMPPDAREQRFYGYLNHAGYTVRVKSIKYFRDEASGELTRKANLDLELAIDLFTTSSQYDTAVLVTGDGDFERAVELLRSYGKRVIVASTQDTVARELRNAVGKHFLDLATLRQHIERFVAPTAANAQVDPVALREEAEELV is encoded by the coding sequence ATGGAAGTCCAAAATCCCTTTACCAACGGCCACGAGCGCAATCGTATTTCTTTGTTTGTCGATGGTGAGAATGCCTATTATGCCCAGCGTTCGCTTGGTTGGTTTTTCGATCCGCGGAAGTTGCTCGATTACTTCACACAAGGCTCGACGATCGGCGATGCCTTCTGGTATGCCTCGCAAAAGATGCCTCCGGATGCTCGCGAGCAGCGGTTCTATGGTTATCTGAATCACGCCGGGTATACCGTGCGCGTTAAGTCCATTAAGTATTTTCGAGACGAGGCTTCGGGAGAGTTGACCCGCAAAGCGAATCTCGATCTTGAGCTTGCGATCGATCTATTCACCACTAGTTCGCAGTATGACACTGCGGTATTAGTGACTGGCGATGGTGATTTCGAACGTGCGGTCGAGCTGCTACGCAGTTATGGCAAGCGCGTCATTGTTGCATCGACGCAAGACACAGTAGCTCGCGAGCTGCGCAATGCCGTCGGGAAGCATTTCCTCGACCTTGCGACACTACGGCAGCACATCGAGCGATTCGTTGCTCCGACAGCGGCGAATGCGCAAGTTGATCCGGTCGCACTACGCGAAGAGGCGGAGGAATTGGTTTGA
- the ugpC gene encoding sn-glycerol-3-phosphate ABC transporter ATP-binding protein UgpC, with product MAEVQLKNLEKRYDNDAHAVRGVTFTARDGEFVVLVGPSGCGKTTTLRMVAGLEEITSGDLFIDGARMNDREPKDRDVAMVFQNYALYPHMTVFENMAFPLKMRKVAKPEIKRQVEEAAKLLGIDRHLNKKPKVLSGGERQRVAVGRAIVRRPKVFLFDEPLSNLDAALRTQMRAELKRIQRRLGATMLYVTHDQVEAMTMGDQIAVMNKGELEQFGSPSEIYERPATAFVARFLGSPAMNLISGGIVTEAGQSFFVEHEGANKLRIPLSKITESRNVQLGIRPEQTIIESMEGSDTATATGKLILIEPIGSVTHYYIDWPGAAGGTLVASASQSQRESLERLKLGDAITLGFPAAALHLFDRDTGKRLV from the coding sequence ATGGCAGAAGTCCAACTCAAGAACCTGGAGAAGCGGTACGATAACGACGCGCATGCCGTTCGCGGCGTGACGTTTACGGCGCGTGATGGCGAGTTCGTCGTGCTTGTCGGTCCATCGGGTTGCGGCAAAACGACGACACTCCGGATGGTCGCTGGATTAGAGGAGATCACGAGTGGCGATCTCTTTATCGATGGCGCGCGGATGAACGACCGCGAACCGAAAGACCGCGACGTTGCGATGGTCTTCCAGAATTATGCGCTCTATCCGCACATGACGGTCTTCGAAAACATGGCCTTCCCACTCAAGATGCGGAAGGTGGCGAAGCCGGAGATCAAGCGTCAAGTCGAAGAAGCCGCGAAATTGCTCGGCATCGATCGGCACTTGAATAAGAAGCCAAAGGTGCTCTCCGGCGGCGAGCGGCAGCGCGTGGCCGTTGGACGCGCGATTGTTCGGCGTCCAAAAGTATTTTTGTTCGATGAGCCACTATCGAATCTTGACGCGGCGCTCCGCACACAGATGCGCGCTGAGCTGAAGCGCATTCAGCGCCGGTTAGGTGCGACGATGCTGTATGTCACTCACGATCAAGTTGAGGCGATGACGATGGGGGACCAGATCGCCGTGATGAATAAGGGTGAGTTGGAGCAATTCGGAAGTCCATCGGAAATATATGAGCGTCCTGCCACGGCCTTCGTGGCGCGGTTTTTGGGGTCGCCGGCGATGAACCTCATCTCTGGCGGGATCGTGACTGAAGCAGGGCAATCATTTTTTGTCGAGCATGAGGGTGCAAATAAACTGCGAATTCCGCTTTCGAAGATAACGGAGTCCCGTAATGTTCAGCTTGGAATTCGTCCGGAACAGACAATAATCGAGAGTATGGAAGGATCGGACACAGCAACTGCCACTGGCAAGCTGATCTTGATCGAGCCAATTGGAAGTGTTACGCATTACTACATTGACTGGCCCGGAGCTGCCGGCGGCACGCTGGTCGCAAGTGCAAGTCAATCGCAACGAGAATCACTGGAGCGGCTAAAGCTGGGCGACGCGATCACGCTCGGGTTTCCGGCAGCCGCGCTGCATCTGTTCGATCGTGATACAGGGAAGCGGTTAGTCTGA